Proteins encoded by one window of Aphidius gifuensis isolate YNYX2018 linkage group LG2, ASM1490517v1, whole genome shotgun sequence:
- the LOC122848567 gene encoding vacuolar protein sorting-associated protein 13 isoform X1 gives MVFESIVAELLNKFLGEYIQNLDCTQLKLSLWGGDVVLTDLLIKENALDMLDLPIKLGYGRLGKLILKIPFKDMWNGQIDAIIEELFILVVPTSQMQYDSEKEAKADLEAKHAEIARIEKNKQLADTKAAEKIDDSMMEKLIARMIKNIHVEINRIHVRYEDHVTFKNHPFSMGFTLNRLALESCNDTWSTSGNLKDMYAIQQIFKLCTLDGFAVYLNPNLMQFSQQSPTKYLNLFSSSIATIDFVPNDYEYLVGPINVKAKLKLNPKPETDGSNYTIPKIWLDLEMQKLRIGLTKKQYQTLLQLGEGLDRAKKSSPYRKYRPDVSSYHGHYKKWWKFAYKCIVEEEVKRCQNNWDWLHMKQHRDTCRKYATTYKTKLTCKKINQDIEESLIECEKKLDIFNLVIIRQQIEMEVERLAEKEKTLKAERGWFGFLWSSSQTQQVKELNSAAAIMKKFEEAMTPQEKEKLYRAIDYQENSAPTHYPETFVEIDTSFFLHGLQIIVSDTDKECCDVLDLQFNGVKVGFNSRPAANAILVTVSLNEMKLLGVKQNNIIPELLTSEGSSDSALFNISYEKNPIDKLCGDRIIVKSKSINVVYDAQTIIELVNLFKAQNHTALNQIQAAAAERLENFKEMSALGMEYAIQKHSILDIQVDIEASQLIIPNSGFYSDNSAVIVINLGSLKIHSIEKPKDDLATSTVKQLVNMGKSEEDILNHLRKFSYDRFVLKIVNFQALVASENEDWHNSLSSTTNSMALLQPTTLEIQFHKCLITDDPLLPKLRLIGELSSLALNIEDARLLEALTIVQSIPFPEDEETTLEQVPLSKSLSQLSINVIKELTTISNTNDRKKSDDTVVKQTTDFEANFVMKEFTLTVSKRHEDQVKPFIKIDVLKLEIEMIQRTYDQEIMLRLGGIQMTQYHNNEEIFMINTPMTSGKEDYLIVIQYVNVNKRSPEFITRHGSVVKLLKLEFTMLDVLLHQECLINLLKFITYFQDKMILTAPPPNPKKDRFAGGKNLTPLTAIQEDTSTFIKDQIQKYKNKTDKKRKNIVECIDLKIKAKIGTISLKMSSDYRDISSFFIEGITAGYIMKVSYSQANINLSSVNIKDLNSSSSYRNIVSVEGSESLQVQAVMYNIDPSEIDKNSMSIKVVMGCHRVVFLNSFVEGVMNFLNNFQTAQQAIKEASVAAAEAAKTNIKDVQESAARIELSVKLKAPVIYVPLNSKSEHCLMLDMGNLTIYNTFEKLDNINDHGDSPIVDNMKIELQNLKLSRIRINIDNFTMENEVLLLQPVSFTLLMKRNLSTSWFTSIPDIEMYGRLKAIELLLSHADYVMMLKVLEENLGESIDDPKPQQQIQKIEKKISEIRNTSLTTTTTTKTEIEIIKKKDNNFDLNQEQKNIHTSMKFEFIMESFVINLFTGGSKLLKSKTSPLHLPENGLAKFGLTHFAVKGRIFADGLLATSILLMNCTLDDTRPSRQGSLIRIMERTSAVPSIDDLTKTNDTKPIRSMIDVTFRKTENDMFVDVRVFSFSIIVSLDYLMKIKDFFQVPATNQSTTNAALMSSQKGVIDVKKKTTPSQPIPVMLTVNIHLEKPDIILLEDMDDINSNCIVLNTELFMKVRMIGEHQVITGAVKDLSLSTGIYNPIRRADWIYQVLRPCTVSIAGSTPEGKGLHVDVSCTDIHLSVSPGVIEILNRVVQKLTAKETDNEEEINKEPNHEGLWLISPFQEKEYWFLKTDIATEVTEDAEFSDNEEITIPYKAELAIVSAPTILLTLEAGVGNKTLPMLLLHLGFQSKIHDWSTNTMSIETTMTMLMSYYNSCLALWEPLIEPVTSTNNNGEKISSSWELTTKIQFNDLSIEQGINALSPSVESEPDDITQTAKMSIDIMSSDSLEITVTKTCLEVLQQLGNAFSSAMELNDKKTTTTKLAPYVLKNETGMALKLDLITSNFKVISGTFDNDPLPDNYADVLLETGASVQLAPITAISSSDILAQLKSVTVSDRGDSKFVVTFIDINNKLEIPVLRADKRFFSLKYRKESSEEWGIISDVVVEDGSTIVTLRSILQVYNHFTEPVAVYYMTKRGNEVECVGTVGPNEKLNLPLDAVYTPTNIYWLFFSVNGNMFSIEPFVWKDLQKTVSMTKLLKCEPKTKQETKEPFYVQIFFTVIVVGCILYNNISFDLLLNKINWREQFNRFISINETKCHSWNNNNNTAKYIKGPIQVVGEIEQVYFENTSRHTMASTIYNIHLYPSVYLKNFLPIDIVIVLPGQVEEKIIKASETLQLPTIDPTHSNIVIKLQQYLEKDWSCKGDIVTNPSEFSVWSFESFDSAQKVVMDLGMHCSFEHGSVVMALYCPFWMLNKTGLMLSYRKSSKGGKGQPSPVKKLACGWRNHKRSFCDFGRRKKKLNSEDHLNVIYHPEHYKGPILFSFRSKAFFGKKKAMVRIEDGEWSEKFPIDVAGSKGAVVCRYNGINYRMGVHNQLTYNSLTKQITFTPYYVLINNADFMIECQEANRPASHLTKISPGECTPFWPEAENDKKMLTAMVSGYPEKTAPFLFTDVHTTLLKLDNKYGGINVDVNINEGGVYISLSAYSPGDAPGLIINHTPRTMHLWEKGSMNVRTIQSFNRMFYTWEIPSGSRILLWEDSNKKEIDNDLRKDNLGTFKYEDTDEEFYYVSFLDGTQRVLLFTTNLKIAEDCQLFGDLEIIDQEITMNIHGVGVSLVNNVTRAELLYMCIAHSGIIWETQKSIGNRWRQLNTNDVVSIEEGYQKYMCELQIGNDISSITMLEPKLMVDYQTMEMIKPHKRHLRRTFQTGLWIQYRTSAHQVQLHAKINRLQIDNQLSECVFPVILAPVPPPKSIAQSSVMKPFAELSMVKRSLEHSNVQQFRYFKVLVQEFHVKVDIGFINALMAFFEANQVNEIEEKKLFQKDMKLVDEPLLYHVNLITTAEQKNFFDLLHFSPLKIHLSFTMSGGGDGPSALPQVVNVLLQGIGVTITDINDIVFKLAYFQRDYVFMTNQQLISEATNHYVGQAIKRAYVLVLGLDVIGNPYGLVVGTMKGIEDLFYEPFQGAIQGPGEFAEGLLLGVRSMLGHTVGGMAGAVSKITGAMGKGLAALTFDKDYQRKRQEQLNAQPGNLQEGLARSGKGLVMGVVDGVTGVVTKPFSGAREEGVEGFFKGFGKGVVGLVTRPTAGVIDFASGSFGAVRRATEMNEEVRRVRAPRFLQPDCLVRPYIREEAEGNKILFELEKGKYANTDIYFFHITIGKDVLLLTDKRIAMLEHSDLFGGWKVDWGYTWQEIIEPKIIDRGVQIAVKDERKKKGFGSFFGATDQTKIIIISDYIQKQLLCSKIHEQINQLDM, from the exons atggttTTTGAATCAATTGTAGCTGAGCtactaaataaatttctgGGTGAATATATCCAGAATTTAGATTGTACTCAGCTCAAGCTCAGCCTCTGGGGTG gTGATGTTGTACTCACTGATTTACTTATCAAAGAAAATGCATTGGATATGCTTGATCTACCAATTAAATTGGGATACGGAAGATTag gTAAACTGATACTAAAAATACCATTCAAGGACATGTGGAATGGTCAAATTGATGCAATAATTGAGGaattatttatacttgttGTACCAACAAGTCAAATGCAATATGATTCTGAAAAAGAGGCTAAAGCTGATCTTGAAGCAAAACATGCTGAAATAgcaagaattgaaaaaaataaacaacttgCTGATACAAAAGCagctgaaaaaattgatgattcaatgatggaaaaattaatagcaagaatgattaaaaatatacatgttgaaataaatagaattcaTGTACGTTATGAAGATCATGTTACATTTAAAAACCATCCATTTTCAATGGGTTTTACATTAAATCGTTTGGCACTTGAAAGTTGTAATGATACATGGTCAACAAGTGGTAATTTAAAAGACATGTATGCAATAcagcaaatatttaaattatgtacATTAGATGGATTTGCTGTTTATCTCAATCCAAATCTAATGCAATTTAGTCAACAATcaccaacaaaatatttaaatttattttcatcaagtatTGCAACAATTGATTTTGTACCAAATGATTATGAATATCTTGTTGGTCCAATAAATGTTaaagcaaaattaaaattaaatccaaaaCCAGAAACAGATGGTAGTAATTATACAATACCAAAAATATGGCTAGATCTTGAAATGCAAAAATTACGTATTGGtttaactaaaaaacaatatcaaacATTATTACAACTTGGTGAAGGCCTTGATCGTGCTAAAAAATCATCACCATATAGAAAATATCGTCCAGATGTATCATCATATCATggacattataaaaaatggtGGAAATTTGCATATAAATGTATTGTTGAAGAAGAAGTTAAAAGATGTCAAAATAATTGGGATTGGTTACATATGAAACAACATCGTGATACATGTCGTAAATATGCAACaacatataaaacaaaattaacatgtaaaaaaattaatcaagatattgaagaatcattaattgaatgtgaaaaaaaattggatatatttaatttagttaTAATAAGACAACAAATTGAAATGGAAGTTGAAAGATTagctgaaaaagaaaaaacattaaaagcTGAAAGAGGATGGTTTGGTTTTTTATGGTCATCATCACAAACACAACAAGTTAAAGAATTAAATTCAGCAGCTgctattatgaaaaaatttgaagaagCTATGACAccacaagaaaaagaaaagctaTATCGTGCTATTGATTATCAAGAAAATTCAGCACCAACACATTATCCAGAAACATTTGTTGAAATTgatacatcattttttttacatggttTACAAATTATTGTATCTGATACTGATAAAGAATGTTGTGATGTTCttgatttacaatttaatgGTGTTAAAGTTGGTTTTAATTCACGTCCAGCAGCAAATGCAATTCTTGTTACTGTATcattaaatgaaatgaaattacTTGgtgttaaacaaaataatataataccaGAATTATTAACATCAGAGGGTAGTTCAGATAGTGCCCTATTTAATatatcatatgaaaaaaatcctattgataaattatgtgGTGATCgtattattgttaaatcaaaatcaattaatgTTGTTTATGATGCACAAACAATAATTgaacttgttaatttatttaaagcacAAAATCATACAGCATTAAATCAAATACAAGCTGCTGCTGCTGAaagacttgaaaattttaaagaaatgtCAGCACTTGGTATGGAATATGCAATACAAAAACATTCAATACTTGATATTCAAGTTGATATTGAAGCATCACAATTAATTATACCAAATAGTGGTTTTTATAGTGATAATAGTgctgttattgttattaatttgggtagtttaaaaatacattcaattgaaaaaccaAAAGATGATTTAGCAACAAGTACTGTTAAACAACTTGTTAATATGGGAAAAAGTGAAGAAGATATACTTAATCATTTAAGAAAATTTAGTTATGATagatttgtattaaaaattgttaattttcaaGCATTAGTAGCATCAGAAAATGAAGATTGGCataattcattatcatcaacaacaaattcaaTGGCATTATTACAACCAACAACACTTGAAATACAATTtcataaatgtttaataactGATGATCCATTATTACCAAAACTTCGTTTAATTGGAGAATTATCATCACTTGcattaaatattgaagatGCAAGATTATTAGAAGCACTTACAATTGTACAAAGTATACCATTTCCAGAAGATGAAGAGACAACATTAGAACAAGTACCACTTAGTAAATCATTGTcacaattatcaataaatgttattaaagaattaacaacaatatcaaatacaaatgatagaaaaaaatcagatgATACAGTTGTTAAACAAACAACTGATTTTGAGGCAAATTTTGTCATGAAAGAATTTACATTAACAGTATCAAAACGTCATGAAGATCAAGTCAAgccatttattaaaattgatgttttaaaacttgaaattgaAATGATACAAAGAACATATGATCAAGAAATAATGCTTAGACTTGGTGGTATACAAATGACACAATAtcataataatgaagaaatatttatgataaatacaCCAATGACATCTGGTAAAGAAGATTATCTTATTGTTATACAAtatgttaatgttaataaacGTTCACCAGAATTTATAACAAGACATGGAtctgttgttaaattattaaaacttgaatttaCAATGCTTGATGTTTTACTTCATCAAGAATGcttgataaatcttttaaaattcataacatattttcaagataaaatgatattaacaGCACCACCACCAAATCCAAAAAAAGATCGTTTTGCTGgaggtaaaaatttaacaccaTTAACAGCAATACAAGAAGATACATCAACATTTATCAAAgatcaaatacaaaaatataaaaataaaacagataaaaaaagaaaaaatattgttgaatgtattgatttaaaaattaaagctaAAATTGGAacaattagtttaaaaatgaGTAGTGATTATCGTGATATtagttcattttttattgaaggaATAACAGCTGGTTATATTATGAAAGTATCATATTCACAAGCAAATATAAATCTTTCATCAGTTAATATTAAAGATTTAAATAGCTCATCAAGTTATCGTAATATTGTGTCAGTTGAAGGATCAGAATCATTACAAGTACAAGCAGTTATGTATAATATTGATCCAagtgaaattgataaaaatagtatGTCAATTAAAGTTGTCATGGGTTGTCATAgagttgtatttttaaattcatttgtcgAGGgtgttatgaattttttaaataattttcaaacagCACAACAAGCTATTAAAGAAGCATCAGTTGCTGCTGCTGAAGCagcaaaaacaaatattaaagatGTACAAGAATCAGCAGCAAGAATTGAATTATCAGTTAAATTAAAAGCACCAGTTATTTATGTaccattaaattcaaaaagtgAACATTGTCTTATGCTTGATATGggtaatttaacaatttataatacgtttgaaaaacttgataatattaatgatcaTGGTGATTCaccaattgttgataatatgaaaattgaattacaaaatttaaaattatcaagaattagaattaatattgataattttactatGGAAAatgaagttttattattacaaccagttagttttacattattaatgaaaagaaatttatcaacatcatgGTTTACATCAATTCCTGATATTGAAATGTATGGTAGATTAAAAgccattgaattattattaagtcATGCTGATTATGTTATGATGTTAAAAGtacttgaagaaaatttaGGTGAAAGTATTGATGATCCAAaaccacaacaacaaatacaaaaaattgaaaaaaaaataagtgaaataCGTAATACATCATtgacgacaacaacaacaacaaaaactgaaattgaaattattaaaaaaaaagataataattttgatttaaatcaagaacaaaaaaatattcatacatcaatgaaatttgaatttataatggaaagttttgttattaatttatttactggtggttcaaaattattaaaaagtaaaacttCACCATTACATTTACCAGAAAATGGTTTAGCTAAATTTGGTCTTACACATTTTGCTGTTAAAGGAAGAATATTTGCTGATGGTTTATTAGCAACATCAATACTTTTAATGAATTGTACATTAGATGATACAAGACCAAGTAGACAAGGTTCATTAATAAGAATTATGGAAAGAACATCAGCAGTAccatcaattgatgatttaacaaaaacaaatgatactAAACCAATAAGAAGTATGATTGATGTGACATTTAGAAAAACTGAAAATGATATGTTTGTTGATGTTCGTGTATTTTCATTTAGTATTATTGTATCATTGGATTAtcttatgaaaattaaagattttttCCAAGTACCAGCAACTAATCAGTCAACAACAAATGCAGCATTAATGTCATCACAAAAAGGTGttattgatgttaaaaaaaaaacaacaccatCACAACCAATACCAGTTATGTTGACAGTTAATATACATTTAGAAAAAccagatattattttattagaagATATGGAtgatattaattcaaattgtattgtattaaatactgaattatttatgaaagtACGAATGATTGGTGAGCATCAAGTTATTACTGGAGCAGTTAAAGATCTTTCATTATCAACTGGTATTTATAATCCAATAAGACGAGCTGATTGGATATATCAAGTATTAAGACCTTGTACTGTTAGTATTGCTGGTTCAACACCAGAAGGTAAAGGTCTACATGTTGATGTTTCATGTACAGATATACATTTGTCTGTATCACCAGgtgttattgaaattttaaatcgtGTTGTACAAAAATTAACAGCAAAAGAAACTGATAatgaagaagaaattaataaagaaCCAAATCATGAAGGTTTATGGTTAATATCACCATTTCAAGAAAAAGAATATTGGTTTTTAAAAACAGATATTGCCACTGAAGTTACTGAAGATGCTGAATTTTCTGATAATGAAGAAATTACTATTCCATATAAAGCTGAACTTGCTATTGTATCAGcaccaacaatattattaacactTGAAGCTGGTGTTGGAAATAAAACATTACCAATGTTATTACTTCATCTTGGTTTTCAAAGTAAAATACATGATTGGAGTACAAATACAATGAGTATTGAAACAACAATGACAATGCTCATGTCATATTACAATAGTTGTTTAGCACTTTGGGAGCCACTTATTGAACCAGTAACAAGTACTAATAATAATGgggaaaaaatatcatcatcatgggaattaacaacaaaaatacaatttaatgatttatcaattgaacaaGGTATCAATGCACTGAGTCCAAGTGTTGAAAGTGAACCTGATGATATAACACAAACAGCTAAAATGTCAATTGACATTATGTCATCAGATAGTTTAGAAATAACTGTTACAAAAACATGCCTTGAGGTATTACAACAACTTGGTAATGCATTTTCAAGTGCTAtggaattaaatgataaaaaaacaacaacaacaaaattagcaccatatgttttaaaaaatgaaactgGTATGGCACTAAAACTTGATTTAATAACaagtaattttaaagttataaGTGGCACATTTGATAATGATCCATTGCCTGATAATTATGCTGATGTATTACTTGAAACTGGTGCATCAGTACAGCTAGCACCAATAACAGCAATATCAAGTAGTGATATATTAGCACAGCTTAAAAGTGTAACAGTCAGTGATCGTGGTGATAGTAAATTTGTCGTgacatttattgatataaataataaattagaaattccTGTATTACGTGCTGacaaaagatttttttcattaaaatatagaaaagaaaGTTCAGAAGAATGGGGTATAATAtctgatgttgttgttgaagatGGTAGTACTATTGTTACACTGAGAAGTATACTTCAagtttataatcattttactGAACCAGTAGCTGTTTATTATATGACCAAAAGAGGCAATGAAGTTGAATGTGTTGGTACTGTTGgtccaaatgaaaaattaaatttaccactAGATGCTGTTTATACACcgacaaatatttattggcTATTTTTTAGTGTCAATGGTAATATGTTTTCAATTGAACCATTTGTATGGAAAGATTTACAAAAAACTGTATCAATGActaaacttttaaaatgtGAACCAAAAACTAAACAAGAAACAAAAGAACCATTTTATGTTCag atttttttcacCGTGATTGTGGTTGGTTGTAtcctttataataatatcagttttgatttattattaaataaaattaattggcgTGAACAATTTAATCGGTTTATCAGTATTAATGAAACAAAATGTCACAgttggaataataataataacacagcgaaatatataaaaggaCCTATTCAG GTTGTTGGTGAAATTGAACAAgtgtattttgaaaatacaagCAGACACACAATGGCTAGTactatttataatatacactTGTATCCTTCAGTgtatcttaaaaattttttgccaattgatattgttattgtaTTACCTGGACAAGTTGAAGAGAAAATAATCAAAGCAAGTGAGACACTTCAATTGCCAACGATTGATCCTACTCATTCAAATATTGTCATAAAg CTACAACAATACTTGGAAAAAGATTGGTCATGCAAAGGTGACATTGTTACAAATCCATCAGAATTTTCAGTCTGGTCGTTTGAATCATTTGACAGTGCTCAAAAAGTCGTGATGGATCTTGGAATGCATTGTTCATTTGAGCATGGTTCAGTTGTCATGGCTCTCTATTGTCCCTTCTGGATGCTAAATAAAACTGGATTAATGCTGTCTTACAGG aaATCAAGTAAAGGTGGCAAAGGCCAGCCAAGTCCAGTCAAG AAATTAGCGTGTGGTTGGCGAAATCATAAAAGGAGTTTCTGTGATTTTggcagaagaaaaaaaaaactg AATTCAGAGGATCATTTAAATGTGATTTATCATCCTGAGCATTACAAAGgaccaatattattttcatttcgttCAAAGGCattttttgggaaaaaaaaagccatggTGAGAATTGAGGATGGTGAATGGTCAGAGAAATTTCCTATTGATGTTGCTGGAAGTAAAGGTGCTGTTGTTTGTAGATACAATGGAATAAATTATCGTATGGGTGTTCATAATCAATTGACATATAATTCATTGacaaaacaaataacattTACACCATattatgtattaataaataatgctgATTTTATGATTGAATGCCAAGAGGCTAATCGTCCAGCTAgtcatttaacaaaaatatcacCTGGTGAATGTACACCATTTTGGCCTGAGgctgaaaatgataaaaaaatgttaacagCAATGGTATCTGGTTATCCAGAAAAAACAGcaccatttttatttactgatGTACATacaacattattaaaattagataataaatatggtGGTATTAATGttgatgttaatattaatgaagGTGGTGTTTATATATCATTATCAGCTTATAGTCCAGGTGATGCACCAggattaattataaatcataCACCACGTACAATGCATTTATGGGAAAAAGGATCAATGAATGTACGTACAATACAATCATTTAATAGAATGTTTTATACATGGGAAATACCATCTGGTTCAAGAATATTACTGTGGGaagattcaaataaaaaagaaattgataatgatttacGTAAAGATAATCTTGGTACATTTAAATATGAAGATACTGATgaagaattttattatgtatcaTTTTTAGATGGTACACAACGTGTATTGCtatttacaacaaatttaaaaattgctgaagattgtcaattatttggtgatcttgaaataattgatcaagaaataacaatgaatataCATGGTGTTGGTGTATCACTTGTTAATAATGTTACAAGAGCTGAATTACTTTATATGTGTATTGCTCATTCTGGTATTATTTGGGAAACACAAAAATCAATTGGTAATCGTTGGAgacaattaaatacaaatgatgTTGTATCAATTGAAGAAggatatcaaaaatatatgtgtgAATTACAAATTGGTAAtgatatatcatcaataacaatGCTTGAGCCAAAATTAATGGTTGATTATCAAACAATGGAAATGATTAAACCACATAAAAGACATTTACGTCGTACATTTCAAACTGGTCTTTGGATACAATATCGTACATCAGCACATCAAGTACAATTACATGCTAAAATTAATCGTTtacaaattgataatcaaTTATCTGAATGTGTATTTCCAGTAATATTAGCACCAGTACCACCACCAAAAAGTATTGCACAATCATCAGTTATGAAACCATTTGCTGAATTAAGTATGGTTAAACGTTCACTTGAACATAGTAATGTACAACAATTTCGTTATTTTAAAGTACTTGTACAAGAATTTCATGTTAAAGTTGATATTGGTTTTATAAATGCATTAATGGCATTTTTTGAAGCAAATCAAGTTaatgaaattgaagaaaaaaagctATTTCAAAAAGACATGAAATTAGTTGATGAGCCATTATTGTATCATGTTAATCTTATAACAACTgctgaacaaaaaaatttctttgatttattacatttttcaccattaaaaatacatttaagtTTTACAATGtctggtggtggtgatggtccATCAGCATTACCACAAGTTGTTAATGTTCTTTTACAAGGTATTGGTGTTACAATAActgatattaatgatattgTATTTAAGCTAGCATATTTTCAACGTGATTATGTTTTTATGacaaatcaacaattaatatctGAAGCAACAAATCATTATGTTGGTCAAGCAATTAAAAGAGCATATGTACTTGTTCTTGGTCTTGATGTTATTGGTAATCCATATGGTCTTGTTGTTGGAACAATGAAAGGTATTGAGGATCTTTTTTATGAACCATTTCAAGGTGCAATTCAAGGTCCAGGTGAATTTGCTGAAGGTTTATTGCTTGGTGTTAGAAGTATGCTTGGACATACTGTTGGTGGAATGGCTGGAGCTGTTTCTAAAATAACTGGAGCTATGGGTAAAGGTCTTGCTGCACTTACATTTGACAAAGATTATCAAAGAAAACGTCAAGAACAATTAAATGCACAACCTGGTAATTTACAAGAAGGTCTTGCTAGATCTGGTAAAGGACTTGTTATGGGTGTTGTTGATGGTGTTACTGGTGTTGTTACAAAACCATTTTCTGGAGCTAGAGAAGAAGGTGTTGAAGGATTTTTCAAAGGTTTTGGTAAAGGTGTTGTTGGTCTTGTAACAAGACCAACTGCTGGTGTTATTGATTTTGCAAGTGGATCATTTGGTGCTGTAAGAAGAGCTACAGAAATGAATGAAGAAGTTAGAAGAGTCAGAGCACCAAGATTTCTTCAACCTGATTGTTTAGTTAGACCCTATATACGTGAAGAAGCTGAaggaaataaaatactttttgaaTTGGAAAAAGGAAAATATGCAAAtactgatatttattttttccatattacAATTGGCAAAGATGTACTTTTATTGACTGACAAAAGAATAGCCATGTTAGAACACAGTGATTTATTTGGGGGATGGAAAGTTGATTGGGGCTATACTTGGCAAGAAATTATTGAGCCTAAAATTATTGACAGAGGTGTACAAATTGCTGTTAAAGatgaacgtaaaaaaaaaggatttggTTCATTTTTTGGAGCAACGGACCaaacaaaaatcatcattatttcaGATTACATTCAAAAAcag tTGCTTTGCAGTAAAATTCATGAACAGATAAATCAACTCgacatgtaa